The Streptomyces sp. NBC_01142 sequence ACGATGGGCTCCTTCTCTCGACTGACCGATGAGCTGTTTTCGGACATAGGCCGAGCTCGAACGCGTGAGGTGGCCAGAAGCCCTGCACGGGCGGGGGGTTGCAGGAATATCGTCTTCACGAGAGAACCGCGTCCGAGGCCTGGGCGGTATCCCGATCGGACCGCGGACCCAATGCACGTGATGCAAGATCTTTTCGGGGACAGGGGCCCGCCGTGGGGCGCACACGCAACCGTCGACTGGAAGCCGTGATCCAGGAGTTGGGCCTGCCTCAAGCACGCCTGGTGGCTCGATTTCGAGCTGTCGCGGCGGAGAACGGTGCCCACGAGCTGGCCGCTACGAACCAGTCGTCCATCGCCCGCTGGATCGCCGGCACGCGCCCAAGCGGCCGAGCGCCGTCTATCTTGGCCGAGACGCTCTCGCGAGGCCTCGGCCGCACCGTCACTCTCGCCGACATCGGGCTCGCCGCAGACGAGGGTGCCGAACCGAAGCCACCGGAGTGGAGCGTCGACACGCTGACTACGCTGGTGAACCTCGGGGGCACTGACATGGACATGGATCGTCGACGAGTGCTGGTGAGCTCGGCCTACTCCGTCGCGGGCCTGGCCCTGCCATCCGAGTCGTGGTGGGAGGAAGCAGCCGAGCGCGCCCGCGCCCGCAAAGCTGTGTCGACGCATACCGTCACAGTTCAAGACGTCGAGAGCGTCCGCGAAATGGCCGTCTTCTTCTCTCGCCGCGACCAGCAACGCGGCGGCCGCGGCGTCGGGCGCACGGCACTCGTGGCCTACCTGCGTACGGAGATCGCCGACTACCTCAACAGCCGATTCCCCTCCGAGGAGGTTCGGCGCGCCATGACCTCCGCTGCCGGCGAACTCGCTTACCTCGCCGGGTGGACCGCATTCGACGCCGGGGAGCACCCCGTAGCGCTTCACTGGTTCACCGTTGCCACGCAGCTGGCTGAGGAAGCCAGGGACGCACCCCTGGCAGGCCACGTCCTGCGCGCGATGGCGCACCAGGCTGTGGACCTCAAGCAGCCGGGGCAGGCAGTACGCCTGGCTACCGACTCCATCGCCGGGAAGCGATACTCCAACGCAAGCTGGCGCGAGAGGGCGCTGATCGGCGTGGTCCACGCCCGCAGCCTGGCCGCCGACAACCGCCGGAAGGAGGCCGTGGCGGCCCTCGCCCAGGCCGAGAGGGATCTCAGCAAGGCGGGGGAGGGGGACGAGCCCGGCCGCGTCTGGTTCTTCGGCGAAGCCAGCCTCGCTCACGAAACCGCGGCCACCCTGCGCGACCTCGGAGACCTGAAGGGAGCGGAAAGACACTTCCGCCACAGCGTCCGAACCCGACGGGCCCAGTTCGCCCGGACCCACTCGGTGACCCTGGGCTACTTGGGCGCGGTGCAGGTGCAGCAGGGCCAGATCGAGGCCGCGTGTGACACCTGGGGCCAGGCGCTCGACGCAATGACCGGAGTGCAGTCGGGGCGGGCTCGGGAGACGGTCGTTCAGATGCGTCGCGCGCTCAGCCCGTTTCGTGGCCGAGGAGGCAGTCCAGCCGCCGAGCTCGACGCCAAGGCGCGGGCAGCGCTCGGCGTAGGCTGACGCGGCCAGGACGATGATCGCGGTAGCCGGCTCGGTTGCCATCCAGAGCAGAATGAAGGGGCCATCTTGTTCGACGAGTCCATCGAAGTGCCGGTGATCGGTCGGGTCGTTGGAGGCCACGCCGGACGCATCGACGACTACAAGGGTGGCGTCGAATCGATCATCCGCATCGTCCCGGCGATCCCCGAGAGCGCCTTGCAGGGGATCGAAGAATTTAGCCACCTTGAGGTGCTTTGGCACTTCAGCCTTGGCTCGGACAACGACATCGAGCTGGAGCCCCGAAGCCCCCGAGACAATCCGGCATGGCCGGCCACCGGAGGGCTCGTCCACCGTAACCATCGGCGTCCCGCCCGCATCGGTGTCTCGTACCCGAGACTGCTGCGAGTTGAGGGCCGAGACCTGCACGTCGTCGACCTGGACGCCGACGACGGCACCCCCGTCATCGACCTGGCGCCGGCGTTTCAGGAGATGCTGCCCCGCGGTCCGGTACGCCAGCCCGACTGGCCGACAGACATGTTGCGGAACTACTGGCAGAACGCGGCGGAGCGTCCCTAAGCACGAGGGCGCCGAAGCCACCGGTCGCGGCCTGTCGCAGGACACGTGCATTCCCCGAACAAGTCCGCCCAAGCAGGGGAGCCTTCCCTCTTCGCGCAACACCGGCACGATCACGGCCGCAAGGGCAGCGCTTTCGCCGATGCCGCGCACATCGCCCTGGGCTCGCACGCCCAGCGAACGCCGGCTCAGTGCCGACATCGGCCAGCCCCGTGTGGCTCCAGCGAGTGCGTGGGGTGTGAAGCGGGCTAACTCGGCGGACAACATCCGATCTCCGCGGCGGGCGGGATCACGCGAGCTGAGAGGCATGAACGGGGTCCTCGCGTCGAGGTGACACGGCGGCGCACGTCAACGCCTACCAACCGTGAGCGATCAACTGCCAACTGTTGCGACCCCTGGAGTATTGCAGCGGTCTCTTCGCTCCGTAAAGCTACTCTGAGAAAATTTCGCAGAGCGCATCTTCTCGACATGTTGAGCACGCGGTGGCGACTATCGTCACTTCGAACCGCTAGGCGTTGATGGACGCCTCACGAGCCGTCAGACTGACGACAAGTCACGGACGAGGGAGAGTACAGATGGCTGCGACGGATGACAGATCGGTCGCCCTATGCCGCATCCTGCTCAGGCTGCAGCTCCGCAGGCTGAGGGATGCCCGGGGCCTGACCGCCTCGTCGGTAGCCAAGCAGTTCGGATGGTCCACGGCCCGCATGACCCGCCTGGAGACCAAGGACACTGCGGTCGAAATCGGCGACGTTCGCCTCCTCTGCGACCTGTATGAAGCTCCACGTGAGCTTCGTGAGGAGCTGGAGAACTATGCCAAGATCACGAAGACCCGCAAGGACTGGTGGGATCTCAA is a genomic window containing:
- a CDS encoding Tat pathway signal protein, which codes for MGRTRNRRLEAVIQELGLPQARLVARFRAVAAENGAHELAATNQSSIARWIAGTRPSGRAPSILAETLSRGLGRTVTLADIGLAADEGAEPKPPEWSVDTLTTLVNLGGTDMDMDRRRVLVSSAYSVAGLALPSESWWEEAAERARARKAVSTHTVTVQDVESVREMAVFFSRRDQQRGGRGVGRTALVAYLRTEIADYLNSRFPSEEVRRAMTSAAGELAYLAGWTAFDAGEHPVALHWFTVATQLAEEARDAPLAGHVLRAMAHQAVDLKQPGQAVRLATDSIAGKRYSNASWRERALIGVVHARSLAADNRRKEAVAALAQAERDLSKAGEGDEPGRVWFFGEASLAHETAATLRDLGDLKGAERHFRHSVRTRRAQFARTHSVTLGYLGAVQVQQGQIEAACDTWGQALDAMTGVQSGRARETVVQMRRALSPFRGRGGSPAAELDAKARAALGVG
- a CDS encoding TrmO family methyltransferase translates to MFDESIEVPVIGRVVGGHAGRIDDYKGGVESIIRIVPAIPESALQGIEEFSHLEVLWHFSLGSDNDIELEPRSPRDNPAWPATGGLVHRNHRRPARIGVSYPRLLRVEGRDLHVVDLDADDGTPVIDLAPAFQEMLPRGPVRQPDWPTDMLRNYWQNAAERP